In Acaryochloris marina S15, a single genomic region encodes these proteins:
- the accC gene encoding acetyl-CoA carboxylase biotin carboxylase subunit, whose amino-acid sequence MRFSKILIANRGEIALRILRTCGEMGIATVAVHSTVDQQSLNVQLADEAVCIGEPASSKSYLNIPNIISAALTRNATAIHPGYGFLAENARFAEICADHKIHFIGPTPEAMRAMGDKSTAKETMQNAGVPTVPGSDGLVPDEATAKKIADEMGYPVMVKATAGGGGRGMRLVREPENLGKLYLAAQGEAEAAFGNPGVYIEKFIENPRHIEFQIFADSYGNVVHLGERDCSIQRRHQKLLEESPSPALSPELREKMGSAAVRAAASIGYVGAGTVEFLLSSTGEFFFMEMNTRIQVEHPVTEVTTGLDLIAEQIRIAQGEKLSVTQDQVKLTGHAIECRINAEDPDHNFRPHPGRINGYLPPGGPGVRVDSHVYTDYEIPPYYDSLIGKLIVWGRDRPTAIARMKRALQECAITGLPTTIGFHQKILDTPEFNQGEVYTNFIQEVMGLQ is encoded by the coding sequence ATGCGTTTTTCTAAGATTTTAATTGCTAATCGAGGCGAGATTGCCTTGAGGATACTCCGCACCTGTGGAGAGATGGGAATTGCCACTGTAGCAGTCCATTCCACGGTGGATCAGCAATCTCTTAATGTGCAGTTAGCAGATGAAGCGGTCTGTATTGGCGAACCGGCGAGCAGTAAGAGCTACCTCAATATTCCCAATATTATTTCGGCTGCGTTAACCCGGAATGCCACTGCCATTCATCCGGGGTATGGCTTCCTGGCGGAAAATGCTCGCTTCGCTGAAATATGTGCTGATCATAAGATTCACTTTATTGGTCCTACCCCTGAAGCCATGAGAGCGATGGGAGATAAGTCTACGGCCAAAGAAACCATGCAAAACGCCGGAGTGCCCACCGTTCCTGGGAGTGATGGGCTGGTACCGGATGAAGCAACGGCTAAGAAAATTGCCGATGAGATGGGCTATCCCGTCATGGTCAAAGCCACTGCTGGTGGGGGTGGTCGGGGAATGCGCTTGGTGCGGGAACCTGAAAATTTAGGCAAGCTTTATTTAGCGGCTCAGGGAGAAGCAGAGGCGGCCTTTGGTAATCCTGGGGTCTATATCGAAAAATTTATTGAAAATCCTCGCCATATTGAGTTTCAGATTTTTGCAGATAGCTATGGCAATGTGGTTCACTTGGGCGAGCGGGATTGCTCGATCCAGCGACGACATCAAAAGTTACTAGAAGAGTCCCCCAGCCCAGCCCTAAGCCCAGAACTGAGAGAAAAAATGGGATCTGCAGCTGTCCGGGCTGCCGCATCCATTGGCTATGTGGGTGCAGGCACTGTTGAGTTCCTCCTGTCTTCTACGGGGGAATTCTTCTTCATGGAGATGAACACCCGAATTCAGGTGGAACATCCGGTGACGGAGGTAACAACGGGCTTAGATTTGATTGCGGAGCAGATCCGCATTGCCCAAGGCGAAAAACTGAGCGTGACCCAAGATCAAGTGAAGTTGACGGGGCATGCCATCGAGTGCCGCATCAATGCCGAAGATCCTGACCATAATTTCCGTCCCCATCCAGGTCGCATCAATGGCTATCTGCCGCCTGGAGGGCCTGGGGTACGGGTGGACTCTCATGTTTATACGGATTATGAGATTCCTCCCTATTATGATTCGCTGATTGGCAAGCTGATTGTTTGGGGGCGAGATCGACCGACTGCGATCGCACGCATGAAGCGGGCATTGCAAGAATGTGCAATTACCGGATTGCCCACCACTATTGGATTTCACCAAAAGATTTTAGACACCCCAGAATTTAATCAAGGTGAGGTTTATACCAATTTCATTCAAGAAGTGATGGGGTTGCAATAG